The following are from one region of the Carassius gibelio isolate Cgi1373 ecotype wild population from Czech Republic chromosome A13, carGib1.2-hapl.c, whole genome shotgun sequence genome:
- the LOC128026702 gene encoding uncharacterized protein LOC128026702 — MARLRKPKRTGDEVDDCQPSTSKSAKLDSYGCVNWNPTELPERETFDSLEIKRQEILSLFSQEGPRAAERSKVQELMKMTYIAQRHSINASPPPSISDLQARWPFLFTKRFLCAHFKELTGIDPDIRFKDSLCTKGERILCFFKNLQSRWGKEVRAVLKDIDREGRDVDPGLAAVLLMMAHFKEKEESLFFLADVTTTPKDAETSLSLPSTPRLIMLGKILYNMT; from the exons ATGGCTCGACTTAGAAAACCTAAACGAACAGGAGACGAAGTGGATGATTGCCAACCTTCAACATCTAAATCCGCTAAACTGGATAGCTATGGTTGTGTGAACTGGAACCCTACTGAACTTCCTGAAAGGGAAACCTTTGATTCTTTAGAGATAAAGAGACAGGAGATTCTTAGTCTATTTTCCCAAGAAGGACCTCGTGCAGCCGAGCGCAGCAAAGTCcaggaattaatgaaaatgacatACATTGCACAACGTCACAGCATTAATGCCAGCCCTCCACCCAGTATCTCAGATCTTCAGGCAAGGTGGCCTTTTCTCTTTACGAAGAGATTCTTATGCGCTCATTTTAAGGAACTGACTGGGATTGATCCTGACATCAGATTTAAGGACTCCCTTTGTACCAAAGGGGAAAGGATTCTCTGCTTCTTCAAAAATCTTCAGTCCAGGTGGGGAAAAGAAGTTAGAGCAGTCCTCAAAGACATCGACAGAGAGGGCAGAGATGTTGACCCAGGCCTTGCAGCGGTTCTGTTAATGATGGCCCACTTCAAAGAAAAGGAGGAATCACTGTTCTTTTTAGCAGAT gtcacaACCACCCCAAAAgatgcagagaccagtctttcaCTTCCTTCTACTCCAAGGCTGATCATGCTTGGTAAGATCCTTTACAACATGACTTAG